A region of the Nocardia nova SH22a genome:
CGGCAAGCACTACCCGCTGCCCTACAACGGCCCGGGCGCCACCGGTCTCGGCAAGCCGCTCAAGCCGATAACCCACCCGCTACGTGCGGATGTGCCGATCTGGCTCGGCGCCGAAGGGCCCAAGAATGTGGCGCTGACGGCCGAGATCGCCGACGGCTGGCTGGCGATCTACTACACTCCGCGGCTGGCCGCGATGTACGACGAATGGCTCGACGAGGGTTTCGCGCGTCCGGGCGCCCGGCGTTCGCGGGAGGATTTCGAGATAGCGGCGAGCTGTCAGGTGATCATCACCGACGACCCGCGTACCGAGATCGACCGGATCAAGCCGGTGATGGCGCTCTACATCGGCGGCATGGGCGCCGAGGAGTTGAACTTCCACGCCCAGGTGTACCGCCGGATGGGCTACGGCGCCGAGGTCGACGAGATCACCAGACTGTTCCGCGCCGGTCGCAAGGAGGAGGCGGCGGCGGTGATTCCGGATCAGCTGATCCTCGACACCGCGATCATCGGCGACGAGGACCATGTGCGCTCGCAACTGAAGGTCTGGGAGGCCGCGGGCGTCGGCATGCTCACGGTGTCCCTGCGCGATGTCGGACAGTTGCAGCGCCTGGCACCCCTTGTCCAGTCGTAGAACACGTTCTAGATTCGAGGGCGACTCGGATCGAGGGACGCACAAGCGCACGCTGCGCGCGCGTAGGTGACCGCGTAGCGACGAGACTCGCGGATCGAGGCCGGTGCTCCGTCCGTCCTGCCCTGTGACGGGGTGCCCTCGATCCGCGCAACCGAGCCCGCCTGGTGGTGCCAGGCGGGCTCGTCGTCGTCGCAGAATACGCCCTTCCGGAAAACCCATCGGCGATTCGGGCGAATTAGTAAACTGTGTTAATCAGGTCTTGTCAGGACAGAGAACACGTTCTATTTTGTTCCTGTGAGCTACAACATAGCGGACCTTGTCGAACACACTATCGACCTCGTGCCGGACCGTGTCGCGCTGGCCGACGACGTCCGCTCGGTGACCTATGCCGAGCTGGAGGACCGGGCCAACCGATTGGCGCACCACCTGCAAGAACAGGGTGTGCAACCGGGTGACAAGGTCGGCATCTACTCGCGTAACACGATCGAGGCCGTGGAGACCATGGTCGCGATCTTCAAGGCGCGGGCAGTGATGGTCAACGTGAACTTCCGATACGTCGAGAACGAGTTGCAGTACATCTTCGAGAATTCGGATATGGTCGCGCTTGTTCACGAGCGTCGGTACAGCGACAAGGTGTCCGCTGTTCGGCCGAATACGCCGAAGCTGAAGGCGGTCGTCGCCGTGAACGACGGCACCGAGGATCAGGTGCCGCTGGCCGCGGATTCGGTGGAATACGAGGCGGCCCTGGCGAGTACGTCCGGTGAGCGCGACTTCGGCGACCGTTCCAACGACGACATCATGATGATCTACACCGGCGGCACCACCGGTATGCCCAAGGGCGTCATGTGGCGCCAGGAGGACTGGTGGCGGGTGCTCGGCGGTGGCATCAACTTCGTCACCGGTGAGGCGATCGAGGACGAGTGGCAGCAGGCCAAGGCCGGCGCCGCGGGCCCGCAGATGGTGCGCTACCCGATTCCGCCGATGATCCACGGCGGTTCGCAGTCGGCGACCTTCCACGGCCTGTTCGACGGCGGTAAGACGATCATGCTGCCGGAGTTCACCGCGCACGGCGTGTGGCAGGCCATCGACCGCCACGGCGTGAACCTCATCTTCATCACCGGCGACGCCATGGCGCGGCCCATGCTCGACGCGTTGAAGGCCGGGCACCCGGAAACTGGTGCGGCCTACCAGCATTCGAATCTGTGGGCGCTGGCCAGCAGTGCGGCGCTGTTCTCCCCGGCGCTCAAGGACGAGTTCATCGAGCTGCTGCCGAACACCGTGATCACCGACTCGATCGGCTCCTCGGAGACCGGCTTCGGCGGTCTGTCGGTCGCGGCCAAGGGCGCCACCCACACCGGCGGGCCGCGGGTCAAGATCGACGCCTCCACCGCCGTCCTCGACGACGAGGGGAATCCGGTCGCGGCCGGTTCCGGTCAGGTCGGTCTGCTGGCCCGCACCGGCAACATCCCGCTCGGCTACTACAACGACCCGGTCAAGACCGCGGCGACGTTCAAGGAGTTCAACGGGATTCGCTACTCGATCCCGGGGGACTTCGCCCGCGTCGAGGAGGACGGCAGCGTCACCATGCTGGGCCGTGGCTCGGTCAGCATCAACAGCGGTGGCGAGAAGATCTATCCCGAGGAGGTCGAGGGTGCGCTGAAGTGCCATCCGGAGATCTTCGACGCGCTGGTGATCGGCGTGCCGGACGAGCGCTGGGGGCAGCGGGTGGCCGCGGTCGTGCAGTGCCGTGGCGGTAACCGGCCGACCCTCGAGGAACTGCGCCCGGTGCTGAGCCAGGAGATCTCCGCCTACAAGCTGCCGCGCAGTCTGTGGTTCGTCGACGAGATCAAGCGGTCACCGGCCGGTAAGCCCGATTACCGCTGGGCCAACGACCATGCCCAGTCGCGTCCGGCCGACGAGGAAGCGCACGCCTCCGCAAAGTAGTTACCTGGCCGAAGTAAATAACGGGCAATCATGATCGCCGCGCCGTGGACCTAGCGTCCGGGGCGCGGCGATCGCCGTTTTCACGATGCGGTGTCCTCGCCTCGACAGGTGGCCGTTGTGCGCCATTACGCGGCACGGTTGTGGTCGGACGGTGATGCCCCGGTTTCCGGGGTGTTTTCTGTCGGTGGGCTGTGCCACAGTGATCGGCATGAGCGAAAAGGCGTCCACCGGCACGGTCGACGATGTGCTGCAGCAATTCGAGGGTTACCGGCGCGAGCTGTGTGCTTACGCCTACCGCATGCTGGGTTCCTCCTTCGAGGCCGAGGACGCGGTACAGGACACGTTCACCCGGGCGTGGAAGGCCTACGACTCGTTCGAGGGCCGGTCCAGCGTGCGGTCCTGGCTGTACAAGATCTGCACCAATATCTGCCTGGACATGCTCGACGGGCCGCAGCGGCGGGCCCGGCCGATGGATCTGTCCGGTCCGTCGCGGCCGGACAGTCCGATGCCGCCGCCGCAGCCGGACTACGTCTGGGTCGAGCCGATTCCGAACGCACTGGCCTTCGGCGCCGACCCGGCCGAGCACGCGAGTACCAAGGACTCGCTGCGGCTGGCCTTCGTCGCGGCCTGTCAGCATCTGCCCGCCACCCAGCGCGCGATTCTGATCATGCGTGAGGTGCTGCGGTTCTCGGCGAACGAGACCGCCGAAATGCTCACCATGTCACCGGCTTCGGTCAACAGCGCCCTGCAGCGGGCCCGCGCCACCATGTCGAAGGTGCAGCCGTCGGAGTCCGGTAGCTACGACGAATCCGATGACGAACAGCGCGGACTCGTCGACAATTTCGTCCGAGCCTTCGAGGCCTACGATATGGACGCGCTCACGTCGCTGCTGAAACAGGATGTGGCGCTGTCGATGCCGCCGCTCGAACTGTGGATCTCGGGTCCGGAGAATGTCGCGGAGTTCATGCTCTCGGAGGGGCCCTCGGCCTGCCGCGGCTCCCGGATGGTTCCGCTGGCGGGCGCCAACGGACTGCCCGCCTTCGGCCAGTACAAGCCCACCGACGAGCCGGGGGTGTTCTCGCCCTGGTCGATCACGGTGCTGGAACTCGACGGCGGCGAGATCAGCGGCCTGAACTTCTTCCTAGACACCGAACGCCTGTTTCCGCTGTTCGGCCTGCCGGCAGAGCTGCGCGAACCCGCCGAGTAGATCTCAGTCGATCGCCTTGGCGGTCAGCCAGATGGCGACGACCACGCCCCCGGCGATCACCATGCCGATATGGCCGGGGGAGCGCGCGTAGTCGTACACGGAAATCGCGACGATCGCCGCGATGACGAAGATGAGCAGACGTTTCACCGGATACACCCCCACCACTCGGGATTTCAGGATACGAGAGGTGGAATCGGTTGTGCCACAGCAGGATTACGGCAAACATCCAGCTCGGCCGGGGTTGGTGATGGTGATCGCAGTCGAGGTACCGGTGCGGCTGTGTCCGGGGGAGCGATGTCGTGCCGAAACGGCGAGGTCGCGTACCTTGTTCAGGGATGTACCCGCTGGGGGTATCTAGAAGGTTGCGCTGGCCGTGTGCGTTCGGCCGACTCTGCGGGCGCCGGTGAAATTGTTGAAATTCAAGGGCCGCAACCGATCCGCCCGCTGGCGTTTACGGGATCCGGTGCGGTGTTCGGCGCGAGCGAGCGTCGAGGGGTGCGCCTTCGAGGGGCATCGCATCCGGGCGGTGCGGCGACACCCGCCACGGTAGGCCGCTGAACGAGTGTGTGTGGCGGCTCTCGCGCTGTTCCAGCATCGCTGTCCTGATCGTGGTACCGGTGCGAGATGGCTTGCCGTTCGGCCCAGACGGAAGGTTGTGCCGGTGGCCGACGCGGCTGGTGTTCCTCGAGAATGCCGTCACGTGCGAGATGCCTTGTGCGGGAATGTCTTCGACATCAGTCGGTGATCGAGTGGCAGGCGGTGATGAGGGCGCGTAACTCGGCGCGGGGCGGGTCCGGCCGCACGGCGAGATAGCTCGGCATCACCGGTTCCGGATCGCGCAGCGGCCGCCAGACGACACCCGGAAATACCAGTCGGGTGGCCTGGGCGGCGTAGTAGACCGTCCAGCTCGGGGCGCCGAAACCGATGGCGGCCAGGGTGTCCTGTTCGGTGGTGAACTCCGGGCCGAATCGCGGTTCGAAACCGGCCGCGCGGCACGAGCCGACGACCAGATCGTGCAGGGCGGGATTGCGGGCGCGGTCGACCAGCCGCAACGGGAGTTCCGCCAGGCAGGCCAGTTCCACCTCGCGGCGGACGGCCAGATCGTGGCGGGCCGGAATCGCCGCGACCAGCCGGTCCGACCACAGCGGCAGTAGTTCGAGACCGGGCTCGTCCCGGGCGCCACGCACGATCGCGGCGTCGAGTTCGCCGGAGCGCACACGCTTCATCCGTTCCCCGGTATCGGCGTCGACCAGTTCTAGGTGGGCTTCGGGCGCCGCGCGCGCGAATTCGACCAGGATGGACTCCAATCGGGCGCCGAGCCCGGTGCTGGTGCCGAGCCGGACGGTGCCCGAGCGCTCGGCTCGCAGATCATCGACGGCATCGCGGGCCCGCGACACCGCGGCGATCACCTGCTCGGCGTGGGGGAGCAGGCGCCGCCCGGCCTCGGTGAGTCGCACGGTGCGGGTGGTGCGGTCGAACAGCGCCACGTCCAGTTCCCGTTCCAGCCGGGTGATCTGCTGACTCACCGCCGACTGGACGATGTGCAGACGTCCGGCCGCGCGGCCGAAGTGCAATTCCTCGGCCACGGTCAGGAAGTACTGCAACTGCCGAAGCTCCACAGCGCGAGATTAATCAGTTTTCGTGAACAGTGCCAGCTCGGTTCGCCTGTTTTTCGCGGGCGGCGATCACGGTTTCCTGAATTCACACCGCAGCGACGACCAGGGAAGTGATCGACCAATGCCGTATCTCACCGTCAACGACACGCAGCTCTACTACGAGGATCAGGGCACCGGCCGACCGCTGCTGTTCCTGCACGGCTGGGGAACCAGCGGCCGGGTGTGGGGTGCCCAGCAGGCCGATCTGGTGCGCGAATTCCGGGTCGTCACGCTCGACTGGCGCGGCTGCGGACGCTCGGCCCGGCCGCTGAGCGGCAATACGCTCGCCGGTGCGGTCGCCGATGTGGCCGAGGTGATCCGGCAGCTGAATCTGGTCCGGCCGGTCGTGATCGGTTCCTCGATCGGTGCGACCTTCGCGACCGAACTCGCCCTGGCACATCCGGAACTGGTGGCCGGTGTGATCGCCGTGGACGGACCCGCGTACTGGCCCGGGCAGGGTATGCCACTGGCCGAGATCATCGATGAAATGCGTTATAGGCGAGCGGAATTCCTGTCGACGTGGGTGCCGAACTGGTACGCGCCGGGCACCGCGCCCCTGCTGGTGGACTGGACCATCCGGC
Encoded here:
- a CDS encoding LLM class F420-dependent oxidoreductase — its product is MRFGLQLGYWGAAPPPNAAELVAAAEDAGFDAVFAAESWGSDAFTPLAWWGSATNRVRLGTSVVQLSARTPTATAMAALTLDHLSGGRHILGLGVSGPQVVEGWYGQPFAKPLARTREYVGIIRQVLAREAPVVNDGKHYPLPYNGPGATGLGKPLKPITHPLRADVPIWLGAEGPKNVALTAEIADGWLAIYYTPRLAAMYDEWLDEGFARPGARRSREDFEIAASCQVIITDDPRTEIDRIKPVMALYIGGMGAEELNFHAQVYRRMGYGAEVDEITRLFRAGRKEEAAAVIPDQLILDTAIIGDEDHVRSQLKVWEAAGVGMLTVSLRDVGQLQRLAPLVQS
- a CDS encoding acyl-CoA synthetase, translated to MSYNIADLVEHTIDLVPDRVALADDVRSVTYAELEDRANRLAHHLQEQGVQPGDKVGIYSRNTIEAVETMVAIFKARAVMVNVNFRYVENELQYIFENSDMVALVHERRYSDKVSAVRPNTPKLKAVVAVNDGTEDQVPLAADSVEYEAALASTSGERDFGDRSNDDIMMIYTGGTTGMPKGVMWRQEDWWRVLGGGINFVTGEAIEDEWQQAKAGAAGPQMVRYPIPPMIHGGSQSATFHGLFDGGKTIMLPEFTAHGVWQAIDRHGVNLIFITGDAMARPMLDALKAGHPETGAAYQHSNLWALASSAALFSPALKDEFIELLPNTVITDSIGSSETGFGGLSVAAKGATHTGGPRVKIDASTAVLDDEGNPVAAGSGQVGLLARTGNIPLGYYNDPVKTAATFKEFNGIRYSIPGDFARVEEDGSVTMLGRGSVSINSGGEKIYPEEVEGALKCHPEIFDALVIGVPDERWGQRVAAVVQCRGGNRPTLEELRPVLSQEISAYKLPRSLWFVDEIKRSPAGKPDYRWANDHAQSRPADEEAHASAK
- a CDS encoding sigma-70 family RNA polymerase sigma factor translates to MSEKASTGTVDDVLQQFEGYRRELCAYAYRMLGSSFEAEDAVQDTFTRAWKAYDSFEGRSSVRSWLYKICTNICLDMLDGPQRRARPMDLSGPSRPDSPMPPPQPDYVWVEPIPNALAFGADPAEHASTKDSLRLAFVAACQHLPATQRAILIMREVLRFSANETAEMLTMSPASVNSALQRARATMSKVQPSESGSYDESDDEQRGLVDNFVRAFEAYDMDALTSLLKQDVALSMPPLELWISGPENVAEFMLSEGPSACRGSRMVPLAGANGLPAFGQYKPTDEPGVFSPWSITVLELDGGEISGLNFFLDTERLFPLFGLPAELREPAE
- a CDS encoding LysR family transcriptional regulator, with product MELRQLQYFLTVAEELHFGRAAGRLHIVQSAVSQQITRLERELDVALFDRTTRTVRLTEAGRRLLPHAEQVIAAVSRARDAVDDLRAERSGTVRLGTSTGLGARLESILVEFARAAPEAHLELVDADTGERMKRVRSGELDAAIVRGARDEPGLELLPLWSDRLVAAIPARHDLAVRREVELACLAELPLRLVDRARNPALHDLVVGSCRAAGFEPRFGPEFTTEQDTLAAIGFGAPSWTVYYAAQATRLVFPGVVWRPLRDPEPVMPSYLAVRPDPPRAELRALITACHSITD
- a CDS encoding alpha/beta fold hydrolase, which encodes MPYLTVNDTQLYYEDQGTGRPLLFLHGWGTSGRVWGAQQADLVREFRVVTLDWRGCGRSARPLSGNTLAGAVADVAEVIRQLNLVRPVVIGSSIGATFATELALAHPELVAGVIAVDGPAYWPGQGMPLAEIIDEMRYRRAEFLSTWVPNWYAPGTAPLLVDWTIRQILDSGVYIDELFHVFATYDPRPRLPLLRTPIHYVHGELDAEIPVEVARVCAALTPGAQVSVIEGAGHMPQQERAAEFDAALRAAVTGFLLPTPA